From a region of the Sulfuriferula plumbiphila genome:
- a CDS encoding VirB3 family type IV secretion system protein, producing MSALPADAPGFEVPLHRSLTEPILLGGAPRTVAIANGTLAAAVGLGLQLWLPGMVLWIVGHSLAVWGARLDAQFMAVFARHIKHRQLLDV from the coding sequence ATGAGCGCGCTGCCTGCTGACGCACCTGGCTTTGAAGTGCCGCTGCACCGCTCGCTGACCGAACCCATTCTGCTGGGTGGCGCACCGCGCACCGTGGCAATTGCCAACGGCACGCTGGCCGCCGCCGTGGGGCTCGGGCTGCAACTCTGGCTGCCCGGCATGGTGCTGTGGATTGTCGGGCACTCGCTGGCGGTGTGGGGCGCGCGCCTGGATGCGCAGTTCATGGCGGTCTTCGCGCGGCACATCAAGCACCGACAACTTCTGGACGTGTGA
- a CDS encoding TrbC/VirB2 family protein: MTTSRISVKPALQFVALAALLLAIAIPAHAAGSNMPWEAPLQSVLDSIQGPVARIIAVIIIITTGLTLAFGDTSGGFRKLVQIVFGLSIAFAASSFFLTFFSFSGGAVLA, from the coding sequence ATGACGACTTCACGCATTTCCGTAAAACCTGCCTTGCAATTCGTGGCTCTCGCCGCGCTGCTGCTGGCCATCGCCATTCCCGCGCATGCGGCGGGGTCGAACATGCCGTGGGAGGCGCCGCTGCAATCGGTGCTGGATTCGATCCAGGGGCCGGTGGCCCGCATCATCGCGGTGATCATCATCATTACCACCGGCCTGACGCTGGCGTTCGGCGACACCAGCGGCGGCTTCCGCAAGCTGGTGCAGATCGTGTTCGGCCTGTCGATCGCGTTCGCCGCGTCCTCGTTCTTCCTGACCTTCTTCAGTTTCAGCGGCGGAGCGGTGCTGGCATGA
- the trbB gene encoding P-type conjugative transfer ATPase TrbB has protein sequence MSSAPHDQGLSASLALERRVLMLRTAMGPDIAKALNDPDVVEVMLNPDGSLWVDRLGSGREPLGVSLTPADGERIIRLVAAHVRAEVHAGKPLLSAELPETGERFEGALPPVTPGPVFALRKRAVGLIRLDAYVADGILTEAQAEFLRNAVRERQNILIAGGTSTGKTTLANALLDEVAATGDRVIVLEDTVELQCTALDHVPLRTRAGVVTMAELVRSTLRLRPDRIVVGEVRGAEALDLLKAWGTGHPGGIATVHTGSAAGALLRLEQLILEVAVTPPRALIAEAVNVIVYIAGRGRARRVQEIARVTGFDSHGYRLSAELMPSVPLLSSTPGEPS, from the coding sequence AAGCCTTGAACGACCCCGACGTGGTGGAAGTCATGCTGAATCCCGACGGTTCGCTCTGGGTGGATCGACTGGGCAGTGGGCGCGAACCGCTGGGTGTCAGCCTCACGCCAGCCGATGGCGAACGCATCATCCGTCTGGTCGCGGCGCATGTGCGCGCCGAGGTGCATGCGGGCAAGCCGCTGTTGTCCGCCGAGCTGCCGGAGACCGGCGAACGTTTCGAGGGTGCGCTGCCACCGGTGACGCCGGGGCCGGTCTTCGCGCTGCGCAAGCGCGCGGTCGGCTTGATCCGGCTCGACGCCTACGTGGCCGACGGCATCCTGACCGAGGCCCAGGCGGAATTTCTACGTAACGCGGTGCGCGAACGCCAGAACATCCTGATCGCGGGCGGCACCAGCACCGGCAAGACCACGCTGGCGAACGCCCTGCTCGACGAGGTCGCGGCCACCGGCGATCGCGTGATCGTGCTCGAAGACACGGTGGAGCTGCAATGCACCGCGCTCGACCACGTCCCGCTGCGCACCCGTGCCGGTGTCGTGACCATGGCCGAGCTGGTGCGCTCGACCCTGCGGCTACGCCCGGACCGCATCGTCGTCGGCGAGGTGCGCGGCGCCGAAGCGCTCGACCTGCTCAAGGCTTGGGGCACGGGCCATCCGGGTGGCATTGCCACCGTCCATACCGGTTCCGCGGCGGGCGCGTTGCTGCGGCTGGAACAACTGATCCTCGAAGTCGCGGTGACGCCACCACGCGCGCTGATCGCCGAAGCGGTCAACGTCATCGTCTACATCGCCGGTCGCGGCCGGGCGCGCCGCGTGCAGGAAATCGCCCGCGTCACCGGCTTCGACAGCCACGGCTACCGGCTCAGCGCCGAGCTGATGCCTTCCGTCCCTTTACTTTCATCGACTCCCGGAGAACCGTCATGA